One window of the Solanum stenotomum isolate F172 chromosome 11, ASM1918654v1, whole genome shotgun sequence genome contains the following:
- the LOC125844891 gene encoding uncharacterized protein LOC125844891, translated as MEHGSFEDQSKATFSLTDEDHTLANAVRFTLNQDPRVTFCGYSIPHPSDARVNIRVQTTGDPAREVLNDSCQDLMLICENVRDTFDKAILKFKTEAGLSSMDIKK; from the exons ATGGAACACGGTTCATTTGAAGATCAATCTAAAGCAACGTTCTCGTTGACAGATGAGGACCATACGCTGGCAAATGCTGTCAGATTCACTCTAAATCAAGA TCCACGAGTAACATTTTGTGGATACAGCATTCCACATCCCTCCGATGCACGAGTGAACATTAGAGTTCAGACTACTG GAGATCCAGCAAGGGAGGTACTGAACGATTCATGTCAGGATCTAATGCTTATCTGTGAGAACGTTAGAGACACATTTGACAAGGctattttaaagtttaaaactGAAGCAGGTCTGAGCTCTATGGATATCAAGAAATAA